The Setaria viridis chromosome 9, Setaria_viridis_v4.0, whole genome shotgun sequence sequence CCCGGGGTCGCCGTGGTGGGCATCCCGAGCGcgaggccgtggcggccgcgCAGGTGGCTGGTCCTGTGTCCGCCCAGCGCCTGGAACGAGGCGAAGGCGCGGCTGCACGTCTTGCAGACGaactcgccctcgccgccgccgccgcccgtgcggcGCGGCTTCTTGGCGCCGTGCTCGCCCGGCAGCAGGCCGCCGAGGGAGAGCGCGAGGGACAGGGtcacgtcgccggcggcggcgtctctcGGGTGCTTCGTCATGGACGAAACGGGGATTGGAGGTGGTTGATGAGGACCAAGCGGATGGTGAATCGATGAGCTCAAGATCTTCGGGGAGGCGAGAGGATGAAGGTCGGATCGGAGCTGGCAGTTGGATGTGTTGTTGTTGGGCTTGGCGCGTGCATGCGTtgcccttatatacacaggcGGGGCAGGAGAAGGGGGATGTGCTCACGTGCACTCTACGCCGGGGAAGGCAGACGAGCGCGTCGTCCCCCCGACGACTCTTCCGTCTGGAACGGTTTGAAAAGACGGGATGGAAAAGGACGGGAACCTTCCGTTAACGCGCTTGGCGTGCGTGTCGTGTCGTGTCGTCTCTGCTAGCCTCCTCACCGGCCGTGGGGAGCGCGGGACGGGAACCGCGGAAGGGTCCGCGTCCAGACGGAGCTGACGGTGTTAAGGAAACGACGTGGGCCCCACGGTGATGCAGGCGCTTGCGGTTCCATCCACCAGAAGGcacgggagggagggggaagaCTGGTCGTCGTATCCGTAGTAAGCCTGCCTGGGGCCGCGGGCAGTGAGAGCGCCGGCTCCGTATCTTTGACGCCGCGATGGTCGGGTCAAACCAGTCTTGGGCGACAAGGATGAATGAACAGGGCAAGGAACGACACCGTACGTCATGCTTGAGCCGTGCTAGCTGAAATTGTCCTGTGAAGTTTTTTTTAGCACGACGGGCACGCGCGTGTGAACGGGAGCACGTTTCGTATACTAGTAGTATCGAGCTTTCCTACTTTACTCATCGCTCGATCTTTCCTCGTAGTTTGTCTTCACTGCCAATGTATTTGTATCGTCTGCTCCTCCGTCCCAAACtaatattcgttttgacttacgtaatttttgctacgtatttaaacataatatatatctatgtgtagtaaaaattatgtatttagaaaatccaaaataaatGGTCATTTAGGACGGGGAGAGTTCGGAAGAAAATTATCTGTATCTACAAGACGGGCGCCACGTGTCGAATAGGCATGGCGGTCGCTCCGATCCTTATCGCTTCATCAATCCTGGCCATTCCACGCAGGAGATTATTAGCCATCATACTACTACCAGGGTTAGTTCCGAGGAAAAAATATCAGAGAGCCAGGAGATTAATCACAGCTATCGACGGGGTTAGTTGGAAGAAAAATGATCAGGTGGCCAACCCCTGAGCTGAAAATGACGTGCTCCTGTCAGGATTGGTAGCTTAGGTCGTGCGCCGTATGCCGCGAAGAAATTAAACAGGAGGTAGCGTCATCCTCATCCATCTAAGCGCTGCTAGCCCCTGATGCAAGTTC is a genomic window containing:
- the LOC117839682 gene encoding zinc finger protein ZAT7, with translation MTKHPRDAAAGDVTLSLALSLGGLLPGEHGAKKPRRTGGGGGEGEFVCKTCSRAFASFQALGGHRTSHLRGRHGLALGMPTTATPGKQAAAAKDPKAPAPHAAASHQCHVCGLGFEMGQALGGHMRRHREEAAAAAQAPPVLLQLFV